The genomic DNA GAGAAACAAATTTATTAGCTACATAACCCATATCGATATCATATCATAAAATCTAAGCAACCATGCCCTAGTCATGAAGAGcgacagaaaagaaaaaccgaAATCGCAAAGCAATAAAAACTAAAGACCGGGTATCTTGAAAAAACGGCATCAACTGACGCCGCTAACTCAGAAAACCTCCCAATATAAACGCCGTAAATCAAGTGTTGACACCCTAATTCAATCAGTTAGCAAGCGTAAGCAGAATAACGAGGGCAAGGGGGACATACGAATAAATATCCCAACTCCCTAGTCCCCAGCCTCGACACATTTTTTGACGCATTCTCATCCAGCGCACCCTCGATCAGCTCACGCTTCTTATCCTGCAATTCCAAGATTCGGTCTTCAACAGTCTTCTCAACCAAAATCCGATGGACTTGTACCTCGCGCTGTTGTCCAATGCGATGCGCGCGATCAATCGCCTGCTCCTCAATATACGGGTTCCAGAAGGGATCGAAGACGATGACCTGCGAGGCGGCAACGAGGTTCAGGCCCGAGTTTCCGGCTTTCAGCGACACAAGCATGATCTTGCAGTCCGGTTGGTCGGTGAAGTCGAGGACGGCGGCATTGCGGTCCGGGGGTCGCATGCTGCCGTCGTAGCGGCGGTAGTTCCAGCCACGTCGGGCAATGGGGACTTCGAGCAGATCCAGAAGGGAGGTGAACTGAGAAAAGATGATTGTCTTCTCGCCTTCTTGGCGGTCCTCAATTGCCTGCAGGATTTCCATGGTTTTGTCGATTTTAGCGCTAGAAACCCAGTTCTTTTCGAGGCGGCGGAGGTACTTGCGCTTGGCCTTCTGGTTGCGCATACCTTCCTTCTTCAGCTCGGCGAGGGTCTTCTTGGGTTTCTTGGTCTTCCTCCCCTTGCCTTTGCCCTTGTCCTTGTCAGAGTAGCCAAAGCCGTTGTCCTTGACGATAAACTTGGAAAGATCCTCGCCATCGCTCTCGCTCTCGCTATCGGTCTCATCGGGGTCTTCCTCCGCAACGGACTTCTCAGGTGCAACCTCCTCAGTCTCATCAGAGACATCCGGGAAGTGGACTTTGTTGAACGTAACGTGATCGGTGATCTTCTTGGTATCGACTTTGCCACGGCAGTTCGGACATTTCACCTCGATAGACCCATCAACACCGTGTCGCACAGCCTGAGATGGATCCGAGATCCTCGAAAAGCACTCCGCACAGGTACTGTGTCCACAAGGGAAGAAAATGATAGGATTATCAACAGCATCGATACAAATCGGACACTCAAGCTCCTGGTTATCCTTCAAACGAATCACAACCTCACTGGGGAACGCTTTGGCATTCGCGACCAGATCAACTTCGTTCGTGTTTGCATTTGTCTCGACGTTGACGCTGAAATCCGACATCAGATGCGGATGGCAGCAGGCTTGGCGAAGTCGCAACAACAGGACAAGAATGCTGGAGTAATTCCGTCCAACCGTGCCGGCCTTCAGGTATTTGTTGAAGGTGACTTGCGTTTGAGTCTCCAGAGAAGTGTACAGTTCTCGTTCGTCCTCGCTGAAAATCCCATACACCTTTTCTGAAACTCGCGGGGGTAGCTGCAGAATAGGCTTTCCGTCAATCTTGGAGTACTTGGTTCGTCGCAGAAGGACTGCCTTGAGCAGGACTTGAAGCTGTCTCATGGCCTTGTTTCGCGCCGACTCTGGGCCCTTTATGAGCGGCCTCGTGAATTCCTAGTCACTGTATCAGTATCATTCCGGGGTAGATATTCAGATAGCAATACTTACACGGTTGAATCGTTCCAGGTTGGAGTAAGGGCGAATGCGTAGGAACCTCAGCAGCGAATGCAACTCCTCCACGTTGTTCATCATCGGCGTACCACTCATACACCACCGATGCGTGGAATCCAGCTGGCAAGCAGCCAGCGCAGCCTTGGTGTTTCGGTTCTTGATGCACTGGGCCTCGTCAATGATGACCCGATGCCACTTACTTTTAGGACCTAGGCACGGCAGTTGGTTGACAATGGCTGTTGGCAAAGGCTCGTTTGATCCAGACTGCTTGTGTAGCTGCTCATAGTGTTCCTTGCGTTTATACTCCGACGCCAGCGTTCCGAAAGTGGTGAGGACCACGTCGTATTCTTTCAGGTCTCTGAAACTCGTTGATCGTTTTTCACCGTGTAGAACAAAGACGGACAACTGATGCCGCCCGGGTCGTAGCAGTCGCTCGATTTCCCGTTTCCATTGCTGCATCAAAGCAACGGGAGCGATGACCAAGTTCGACTTGCACTCAGGGTTGCTCGATTGGCGTGAGACCATAAGGGCCAGCGCTTGGATGGTCTTCCCGAGACCCATGTCGTCGGCCAGGATTCCGCCTCTCGTTTCGCTGTCttccatcgacttcatccaGGCCAATCCCAGCTTTTGGTGCTCCAATAGCGTCACCTTGAGGGCCTCCGGAGTACCCTCGCGATTCTGCTTAGATAACTCCATATCAGGTCTGATATTTTCAAGCAGCTGTTTGATCTCTTCCGCGGTCTTCTTCGGGTCTGCACCGTCTCCATAAAGGTCATTGAAGCCAAGAGAATCAAAAGTTGGGTTGTTAAACCCGTAGTCCAGGGTACGGGAGATTGCATCTTCAGTCTTGAAAGGAGTGCCCGGGAATCCACCATACACAGACCTCCCCGCTTGATCTAGTAACTGACGTCCTGCATTGAGCCTTGCCATGGTATTCTGCAAGACATTGGGGCCATACATTGGGCCAGGACCAGATCCTGCCTCAAAAGCACTTGGACCAGGCGCCGGTTGATAGACAGAGTTGTAGGCTTGGCTCATCTGTTTGTATGGAGGCATCGGCGAGAGTCCCATGCTAGGAGTCCACATTCCCGGTGGCTCATTTCGTGCAAACGAGGAGCCTCGAGGACAAGCCCAGAAATCACTTGGGGTTATTTCCTGGATGTCACTGTCATCATTCTCCTGCTTGAGTGACGGAAGTTGGGGATTGGTTGGCGGGGCCTTATTTGAATTGAAACTAGACATTAAATGTCTGGGTTGATGATCGGAGACACTGCGCAGAAACGCCGATGACGATTCATGTGCGGGATGGAAGAGTCGAGTCAGGTCAATCGCCGGCAGAGTCGGGGCCTGAGCCTGGGCTGGAGCTGGAGTCGGAGCGGGGGACGCAGGAAATGGAAGCGAAGAACCGGAGTAGTACGTGCATGTCGAGCTCTGAGCAGACGCAGGCCGTGGTAGCTCTCGCAGCTGTTCTTGTGTTCGTTCCCGCGGGCGCTCAAACAGACCATCGTGAAGCATCCGCGCATACTCTTCATCCCGCCGTTCCTGCTCCTTCCGCTCCTTCAACCATTGTTCTGCCTTCCTCTGCTCATCTTGAAATGCAAGCATTGTATCCTCGTCATCCAGACCCAGTAGCTGTCGTAAGTCGTCTGCGCCATCGTACTCGTCGCTGTCGTCCTGCGTGGACTGGTCAAGCTGACTCGATGTAGGAGGGAGGTATGCGTCGCTTTGAATTCGCTTGTTGCGCGGTCGCATGCCGTCTGAGGATTCATCCGTGTATCGACGCTTCCGAATAGAAAGATCGTGGGATCGTTGCGCTGGAGTGAAGCTGGGGGACTGGTCCCGGCCCCATCGAGGCGGCGGTGGCGCGGAGTCGTCGAACGGGCTCACGTCGTAGGCGCCGTCAAGTTGTGCTGCTGATAGCATCGCGGAGGCAGGAGGAGCTGGCGTTGCTGAGTTATTGTTCGGGCTCGGTTTTGGCGATGGTTCACCGCGACGTCGGGCCAGTTGCGATTGCAAGGATTTAATGGTGTCGAGGATCTCTTGTCGTTCTTCGACGGCGTCCGGGCGCTGTTCGTCAAGGCTCTGCAGGATGACTTCGTGAAGTTGAAGATCCTCCATGATGTCCTCAATGGACGCATCATTGGAGGGGTCAGCCATGGTTTTAAATAGGTAGCTGCTGCCAGGTGATCCGTCTGCCTGGTGAATGAGGTGTAagaagctgctgctgctgcaaggCTGGCCGGCCGTTCAGGGAAAAACCCTGGAATTTTCCAGTATGACCACGGCCAGCCAATGGATCGGCCCGTAGTTAAAGCTGGGCAAAaattctctttctttttttggaatgagggaaagagggaaagagggaaagaggGGATACCAACGGGCGAGAGTGTCACCGTTCGAGGCGCGTACAACTCGAGGCTGAGTTGGGATTGCCCTGTCTTGGCATTGCCTCTTCTACATCAGTTCATATTCTGCTACACATATTGAGAGATACAACTACAATAAACGTGCTGGATTTAGTCTCTATTTATCCCTTTTTATTCTTTTCGAATTTATTTTCATTATATTTCTTCCCGCGGACGAAATAACTACCCCATGTCGGTGATTTGTAGCCTCACTGTCCACGCAACACATACGAAGCGAAAAAGCAACAACCAAGACATACGCAAGACACTGTCTCCGTTGGTATGCTATGCTGAGCTGAAAGCATCATCCCCGTCATAGCCTGCACTTGGACCAACTTGGTCAGTCCGGTTCGAAACCAGCCTGGTAAAACGGCGATCCACGTCCGCGGGTACAGAGGTAGTCTGCTTCTTTAACGAGCCAGTTGAAAGGGAGGATAAGGGAGGATAGAGAAATGGAAATCACCGGGACTCGTTACACAGATGGA from Aspergillus chevalieri M1 DNA, chromosome 1, nearly complete sequence includes the following:
- a CDS encoding uncharacterized protein (COG:K,L;~EggNog:ENOG410QDFW;~InterPro:IPR001841,IPR027417,IPR000330,IPR038718, IPR001650,IPR014001,IPR013083;~PFAM:PF13923,PF00176,PF13920,PF00097,PF13445, PF00271,PF04851;~go_function: GO:0005524 - ATP binding [Evidence IEA]), whose protein sequence is MADPSNDASIEDIMEDLQLHEVILQSLDEQRPDAVEERQEILDTIKSLQSQLARRRGEPSPKPSPNNNSATPAPPASAMLSAAQLDGAYDVSPFDDSAPPPPRWGRDQSPSFTPAQRSHDLSIRKRRYTDESSDGMRPRNKRIQSDAYLPPTSSQLDQSTQDDSDEYDGADDLRQLLGLDDEDTMLAFQDEQRKAEQWLKERKEQERRDEEYARMLHDGLFERPRERTQEQLRELPRPASAQSSTCTYYSGSSLPFPASPAPTPAPAQAQAPTLPAIDLTRLFHPAHESSSAFLRSVSDHQPRHLMSSFNSNKAPPTNPQLPSLKQENDDSDIQEITPSDFWACPRGSSFARNEPPGMWTPSMGLSPMPPYKQMSQAYNSVYQPAPGPSAFEAGSGPGPMYGPNVLQNTMARLNAGRQLLDQAGRSVYGGFPGTPFKTEDAISRTLDYGFNNPTFDSLGFNDLYGDGADPKKTAEEIKQLLENIRPDMELSKQNREGTPEALKVTLLEHQKLGLAWMKSMEDSETRGGILADDMGLGKTIQALALMVSRQSSNPECKSNLVIAPVALMQQWKREIERLLRPGRHQLSVFVLHGEKRSTSFRDLKEYDVVLTTFGTLASEYKRKEHYEQLHKQSGSNEPLPTAIVNQLPCLGPKSKWHRVIIDEAQCIKNRNTKAALAACQLDSTHRWCMSGTPMMNNVEELHSLLRFLRIRPYSNLERFNREFTRPLIKGPESARNKAMRQLQVLLKAVLLRRTKYSKIDGKPILQLPPRVSEKVYGIFSEDERELYTSLETQTQVTFNKYLKAGTVGRNYSSILVLLLRLRQACCHPHLMSDFSVNVETNANTNEVDLVANAKAFPSEVVIRLKDNQELECPICIDAVDNPIIFFPCGHSTCAECFSRISDPSQAVRHGVDGSIEVKCPNCRGKVDTKKITDHVTFNKVHFPDVSDETEEVAPEKSVAEEDPDETDSESESDGEDLSKFIVKDNGFGYSDKDKGKGKGRKTKKPKKTLAELKKEGMRNQKAKRKYLRRLEKNWVSSAKIDKTMEILQAIEDRQEGEKTIIFSQFTSLLDLLEVPIARRGWNYRRYDGSMRPPDRNAAVLDFTDQPDCKIMLVSLKAGNSGLNLVAASQVIVFDPFWNPYIEEQAIDRAHRIGQQREVQVHRILVEKTVEDRILELQDKKRELIEGALDENASKNVSRLGTRELGYLFGVNT